The genome window GCAGACCCTCACCGCCTCCATGATCGACTCCTCGCCGCGGCGGTGGCCCTCTATCCTCGGAAGCCCGCGCATCTTCGCCCAGCGGCCGTTGCCGTCCATGATGATGCCGATATGGCGGGGGTACGCGCCGGACAAGTCACACCTCCCGGACGTCGAGGACACGCGAATCGATTATATCGGATAAAGGGGGAGCCGGGCACGGACCGCATGACGCGGGGCAGCAGAGGAAAGGGGTCAGGGGGGAAGACAGCCGCGGGGGCGCGGCGGGGCGGCGGACGTCGCAGTGCGCACATCCCCGGCGCCCCGCGGAAACCACACGTTTCCAAACGCAAAGATGGCGCAGCGCGCCCTTGACCGATACCCGGAATCGGATCCTTTTCCCGGTCCCGGCCGCTGCGTTTCGGGTGCAGCTTCACGCGGTCCCTGTGATATGAGATCACGCGGTTGCCGCGCGTAAGGATCGCCCTCCGGAAAGCGGCCGGCCCCGGATGAGCGGTGGCCGTACGGGCAACTCGCGCTCAAGAAAGCGGCCTTCTTACCGATATAAAAGAACGACGTCCTGAAGGGAAGGCGAGATGTACCGGACCGGGAGACCCAGCGAAGCAAGATGATGGAAGCGAACGAACCGGGTGGGGAAGCGCGCCAGACTCCCGCGAGGCGCAGGTTATTCCGCAGCTTTTTCACCAAGAAGCTGGAGCGTAAGTTCGAGGAGAAAGGCCTGGAGGTCCCCCAGCAACTCCTGAACATCATGGACGTCCCCTTCGAGGCGTTCACCCCCGAGGACAGGGACCTCTACGAGAGCAAGATCAAGCCCCTGGCCTTCGTCTTCGCCGAGCATCTCATGGAGGTCTACGAGTCCATGGGGAAGCCGCGGCGCGGCTGGGAGGAGATGCTGGACCGCCTGGAGCCCTCTCCCATCAAAGTGCTCGCGGCCCTGGTCCTGCACGAGGACGAGAAGGCGGAGAGCCTCCTCGAGGAGCCCGACCACATGGAGGCACCCCCCGACAACGGCAGGCGCGTGGAGAAGATCAGCGTGCGCGTCTACCGGGAGAAGGGACCGTCGCGCGAGCGCTGGTGGGAGAAGAAGATCTTCTAGCGGCTGTGCCCGCACCTGCAGCCACCCTGAGGACGAGCGGCCTTATCCGTGGAGGAGGCCGGTAAGGCGTGGGAGAGGGCATCCCATCCGCAGACGATCCCGCGGACGGGCGGCCCCGGCCCTGACCACCCCTCCCCCGCCTTGCCCCCGCTCCGGGGGTGGCATAGATTTATCTAAACATTGCATATACGCCTGCGCATGCCGAAGGCGGAGCGTACGAGGCGGGCCGGTTTGTGCGCGTGGATACCCTTACCTCGCAGGCGGACACCGCGGGAAAGGTATGTGCCGCGCGCGACCCGCCCGGTAAAGGGCGACGCCACGGGACGCATCTACGGGAAAAGGAGGGGACATGGACAGGGAAGATGAACTGCGCGAACTCATCGTGGAGATCGGAAAGAGGGTATGGCAACGCGGCATGGCCTCGGCCAACTCGGGCAACATATCCGCCCGCCTCGACGGGGATACGGTGATCATTACCCCCACCCTGGTGAGCAAAGGGTTCATGCTGCCCCGGCAGCTGCTGTCAGTGAACATGGAGGGAGAGGTGCTGAGCGGGGAGGGTTATCCGACCACCGAGACCCCCATGCACCTCCGCCTGTACCGGGAACGCGAGGACATCGGCGGGGTGGTGCACGCCCATCCCCCCGTGGCCACCGCCTTCGCCGTGGCCGGAAAACCCCTCGACCTGCACCTCATTCCCGAGGCGGTCATCTTCCTCGGCGAGGTCCCCCTGGTCCC of Actinomycetota bacterium contains these proteins:
- a CDS encoding class II aldolase/adducin family protein, whose amino-acid sequence is MDREDELRELIVEIGKRVWQRGMASANSGNISARLDGDTVIITPTLVSKGFMLPRQLLSVNMEGEVLSGEGYPTTETPMHLRLYREREDIGGVVHAHPPVATAFAVAGKPLDLHLIPEAVIFLGEVPLVPFHPPGSPELAEAIVPYLADHDAVLLENHGVLCWGSDVEQAYHRLETVEFCAQVTFTSQQLGGARELPAEPLENLLNLRRMMKGGGR